The Terriglobales bacterium genome includes a region encoding these proteins:
- a CDS encoding amino acid permease, which produces MANLLATKPLDVLMAEAGDTNEHGLKRALGPLNLITLGIGAIIGAGIFVLTGEAAAQYAGPAIMLSYVLAGIGCTFAGLCYAEFAAMIPIAGSAYTYGYATLGEIFAWIIGWDLILEYAFGAATVASGWSSTLVAFLQDYGINLPPQICDTPGSVWVMYQGRWAPLSTLTGVLEAAHVNADSLPHAVAAFNLVAFLAIMAVTTLLIVGIKESANFNTVVVFIKLIAVVTFIVVAGFYVFGHPDVARANWKEFMPPNTGSFGSFGWSGVLRGAGVVFFAYIGFDAVSTAAQEAKNPQKDMPLGIMGSLIICTILYLLVSGLLTAVAHYSRLNIGAPVSLAIRETGVKWGSYVVNAGALAGLSTVMLVMLLGQSRVFYSMAHDGLLWKWAGDIHPRFRTPWKSTLIVGICVAFTGSLVPIGDLGQLVSIGTLLAFVIVCAGVLVLRRKRPDLKRPFRTPWVPFVPIMGILVSLALMLGLKGVTWLRLVIWLVIGLVIYFTYGTKHSHVQQALAAGGSGGAGK; this is translated from the coding sequence ATGGCAAATCTGCTGGCAACCAAGCCCCTGGACGTACTGATGGCGGAGGCGGGCGATACCAACGAACACGGGCTGAAGCGCGCCCTGGGTCCCCTCAACCTGATCACCCTGGGCATCGGCGCCATCATCGGAGCCGGCATCTTCGTGCTCACGGGCGAAGCGGCCGCCCAGTACGCCGGGCCGGCCATCATGCTCAGCTACGTACTGGCGGGCATCGGTTGCACCTTCGCCGGACTGTGCTACGCCGAGTTCGCCGCCATGATCCCCATCGCCGGCTCCGCCTACACCTACGGCTACGCCACGCTGGGCGAGATTTTCGCCTGGATCATCGGCTGGGACCTCATTCTGGAATACGCCTTCGGCGCGGCCACGGTGGCCTCCGGCTGGAGCAGCACGCTGGTGGCCTTCCTGCAGGACTACGGCATCAACCTGCCGCCGCAGATCTGCGACACGCCGGGCTCGGTGTGGGTGATGTACCAGGGACGCTGGGCGCCACTGAGCACGCTGACGGGCGTGCTGGAGGCCGCCCACGTCAATGCCGACTCGCTGCCGCACGCCGTCGCCGCCTTCAATCTGGTGGCCTTCCTGGCCATCATGGCGGTGACCACGCTGCTCATCGTGGGCATCAAGGAATCAGCCAACTTCAACACTGTCGTCGTTTTCATCAAGCTGATCGCCGTGGTCACCTTCATCGTGGTCGCCGGCTTCTACGTCTTCGGGCATCCCGACGTGGCGCGGGCGAACTGGAAGGAGTTCATGCCGCCGAACACCGGTAGCTTCGGCAGCTTCGGGTGGTCGGGGGTGCTGCGCGGCGCGGGCGTGGTCTTCTTCGCCTACATCGGGTTTGACGCCGTCTCCACCGCCGCCCAGGAGGCCAAGAACCCTCAGAAAGACATGCCCCTCGGCATTATGGGGTCGCTGATCATCTGCACCATCCTCTACCTGCTGGTGTCGGGGCTGTTGACGGCGGTGGCGCACTACTCGCGGCTGAACATCGGCGCCCCGGTCTCCCTCGCCATCCGGGAGACGGGGGTGAAGTGGGGCAGCTACGTGGTCAATGCGGGAGCCCTGGCCGGCCTGAGCACGGTGATGCTGGTGATGTTGCTGGGGCAGTCGCGCGTCTTCTACTCTATGGCCCACGACGGCCTGCTGTGGAAGTGGGCGGGCGACATCCATCCCCGATTCCGGACACCATGGAAGTCCACCCTGATCGTCGGCATCTGCGTGGCCTTCACCGGTTCGCTGGTGCCGATCGGCGACCTGGGCCAGCTGGTGAGCATTGGAACGCTGCTGGCGTTCGTCATAGTGTGCGCCGGAGTGCTGGTGCTGCGCAGGAAGCGGCCCGACCTCAAGCGCCCCTTCCGGACGCCCTGGGTGCCCTTCGTGCCTATCATGGGCATCCTGGTCTCCCTGGCGCTGATGCTGGGGTTGAAGGGCGTCACTTGGCTGCGCCTGGTGATCTGGCTTGTCATCGGCCTCGTCATCTACTTCACCTATGGAACCAAACACAGCCACGTGCAGCAGGCGCTGGCGGCCGGAGGCTCGGGCGGCGCAGGGAAGTAG
- a CDS encoding amino acid permease — translation MSTPAAARAAAAPEPELVKGLGLTSATTLVMGSMIGSGIFIVSADIARLVDSPALLIAAWMVTGFLTVVGALSYGELAAMMPKAGGQYVFLREALGPLWGFLYGWTLFLVIQTGTIAAVGVAFGKFAGFFFPSIAADNWIWHIAKVPAFHLGPMVLGNMDVGLNTQNLVGIVSIVVLTVINLFGIKIGALVQNVFTFAKVAGLAAVVFLGIFVGRNAEAVAANFSNFWRNASLGAQHEVGAGIFVGTLTVLAVAQVGSLFSADAWNNVTFAAAEVRNPKRNLPLALALGTGTVILLYVLANVAYLNVLPLHGDKHANTLMGRGIQYATDDPEQAALHPEAAADRVGTAVMLQMFGATGAALMALAILLSTFGCNNGLILSGARVYYAMARDGLFFKSAGKLHPTYKTPVMSLAVQAVWTCALCLSGTYNQLLDYIIFAVLVFYILTIVALFVLRRTRPDAERPYKAIGYPVLPAIYILMALFIDVVLLRYKPQFTWPGLIIVLLGIPVYFLWSRGAAGKRPARAA, via the coding sequence GTGAGCACTCCCGCTGCCGCACGCGCCGCAGCCGCGCCAGAACCGGAACTGGTCAAGGGACTGGGCCTGACCAGCGCCACCACGCTGGTGATGGGCTCGATGATCGGCTCCGGCATCTTCATCGTCTCCGCCGATATCGCACGCCTGGTGGATTCGCCCGCGCTGCTCATTGCTGCCTGGATGGTCACCGGATTCCTCACGGTGGTGGGCGCGCTCTCCTACGGCGAACTCGCCGCCATGATGCCCAAGGCCGGCGGCCAATACGTCTTCCTGCGCGAAGCGCTCGGCCCCTTGTGGGGCTTCCTCTACGGCTGGACGCTCTTCCTGGTCATCCAGACCGGCACCATCGCCGCCGTGGGCGTGGCCTTCGGCAAGTTCGCGGGCTTCTTCTTTCCTTCCATCGCAGCCGACAACTGGATCTGGCACATCGCCAAGGTGCCGGCCTTCCACCTGGGGCCCATGGTGCTGGGCAACATGGACGTCGGATTGAACACCCAGAACCTGGTGGGGATCGTCAGCATCGTAGTGCTGACGGTCATCAACCTCTTCGGCATCAAGATCGGCGCCCTGGTGCAGAACGTCTTCACCTTCGCCAAGGTTGCGGGACTGGCGGCAGTGGTGTTCCTGGGAATCTTTGTCGGCCGCAACGCCGAGGCGGTGGCCGCCAACTTCTCGAACTTCTGGCGCAACGCCTCGCTGGGCGCGCAGCACGAGGTGGGCGCCGGCATCTTCGTCGGCACCCTGACCGTGCTGGCGGTGGCGCAGGTGGGGTCACTGTTCTCCGCCGACGCCTGGAACAACGTTACCTTCGCCGCCGCCGAGGTCCGGAATCCGAAGCGCAACCTGCCGCTGGCGCTCGCTCTGGGTACGGGCACGGTGATCCTGCTCTACGTGCTGGCCAACGTCGCCTACCTGAACGTGCTGCCGCTGCACGGCGACAAGCATGCGAACACGCTGATGGGCCGCGGCATCCAGTACGCCACCGACGATCCCGAGCAGGCAGCCCTGCATCCTGAGGCGGCCGCGGACCGCGTGGGAACGGCGGTGATGCTGCAGATGTTCGGCGCCACCGGCGCGGCGCTGATGGCGCTGGCCATCCTGCTTTCCACCTTCGGCTGCAACAACGGGCTCATCCTCTCCGGGGCGCGTGTGTACTACGCTATGGCCCGCGACGGATTGTTCTTCAAGTCCGCAGGGAAGCTCCATCCCACCTACAAGACACCCGTCATGTCTCTGGCGGTGCAGGCGGTATGGACCTGCGCACTTTGCCTTTCCGGCACCTACAACCAACTGCTGGACTACATCATCTTTGCCGTGCTGGTGTTCTACATCCTGACCATCGTGGCGCTGTTCGTGCTGCGGCGGACGCGGCCGGATGCCGAGCGGCCTTACAAGGCCATTGGCTACCCCGTGCTGCCCGCGATTTATATTTTGATGGCTTTATTCATTGATGTAGTCTTGTTGCGCTACAAGCCGCAATTCACCTGGCCGGGGCTGATTATTGTGCTGTTGGGCATCCCGGTTTATTTTTTGTGGTCGCGCGGCGCGGCAGGGAAGAGGCCGGCACGGGCCGCGTAG